A region of the Triplophysa rosa linkage group LG5, Trosa_1v2, whole genome shotgun sequence genome:
ATAGGGCACAGTTGGTAATAAATTTGAACAGCTGCTAGATACGTTTTTGTTGGCCCTGTTGGTGGGAAAATGTGAGCCAGTAACACatattcacatttttttcattaaatctattaaatgcttgttttttgtctgttaaGGCTGACACTTTGAAGGAGCGCTACCAGAAAATCGGAGATACCAAAAGGGCAACTCCTATAGAAGTGCTCTGTGAGAGTTTCCCAGGTAaacatgttgtttgttttcaaaaggTCAGATACATTTTCTCTTAAAGGTGGATTACAGAACAagatttgtgttttgctttgttttcacGATGGGGTAAATCTGTGGTAGTTAAATGAGCAATTGTAGTTGATGGATTTTATAGGGAAACCTGTTGTCCATGCTAATGCTCTTGGCACATTTTTTGCGTCAGCCAGCTACTATTCAATTTATTCCGTTTTATTTTAAGTCGTGTAATGTAATTCAGCTCTCGTTGCATGAGTAGACTCTTAACTTTGACCTCTTGCAGAAGAAATGGCCACCTACCTGCGTTATGTGCGGAGACTGGATTTCTTCGAAAAACCGGATTACGACTACTTGAGAAAACTCTTTACAGACCTCTTTGACAGAAATGGCTATGTCTTTGACTACGAATATGATTGGGTCGGCAAGCCACTAGTAAGTCTTACTCGGATGTCGCATCAAACTGATGTGTGATGTACCAAGTTACATGCGTGTTAAACCTTTTTCATGTGTATACAGCCGACTCCAATAGGACCCATGCCTAGTGACACACCTCTGCAGCCCAGCAGTAGAGACAAAGCACAACCACAGACCAAAAACCAAGTAAGAGCACACACCCTCATATATAACAGACACTACACCCTTATGCTGTAAAAATCAATGTTGATGTTCTGTATTACTGTATTATGCCGCTTTGAAGGCTATGATCAATGGAgatatttttgtcttgtctcaTGGAATGCTGAgcgtttcatttaaaacaaacatttaattaaacaaaattgtTACTTTTTGGgggatttttttaatgcattataCTTTTGTTGTACTCATGATTCTTGATCCATGTAAGCAACTTGGGTTACTTTTAAGCTGCTTTTATTTCCAACAAACTCGACGCCTCGAGCTCTAAATGCTGAATTTGACTATTTTGGATGGCAGTGTTTCATGTTTCTTGAAACAGGTCTACCTCAGATAACAATTCTTAAAACAATTGACCAGCGCTGTTGCTGAACGATGAGAACTTAGCTCCCTTCTTCATCGCTGCATGCCATGTGCTCTCTTTTTTCACTCACACTTTTTTCCACCTCTGTTAGCTAGTGTAGTCTGCTTGTGCATGGAAGATGTTCCTCTTTAAActcgttctgttcttttttctttacacCCTCACCTCCTTTCAAACACATCTCTAATGCCCTTTGACATCCTCCCCCCTCCCTACTGCTGTCATGCCAGTCGCCAGAACCCAAAGGAAGTGAGTCCCAGCCCACTCCCATGACCAACAGGGAGCTCCTGGGGTCGCACCTCACGGCTGATAGGCTGGGGGGCTCTGTCCAGGTACTGGGTGTTTGCGCAGTACTGCATGGTGTTAGTGTCAAACTCTtctctctgttctctttctgttctTCCCGTTTTCTCGAGACACCTCTGTTCATTTACTGGCTGTGAGCATCTAGTAGTCTTTTCCTCTTGTCGCTTCCTTATGTAAAGCACTCATTGCACTTGCACGTTCCTGATGGTTAGGTGGTGACATCAGTGTAAGAAACTgcctatactgtatacagttaaGCAAAACTAAGTGTTGACATTTgccctgtgtgtgtgcattttttgtgtacgtttttatttattctacGTGTAAAAATAGAATTCACATTATTTATTGGGTTAAACTTGCTCGgtttaagtttagtttttacCTAACTTTTCCTGTTTTGGCTAACTAGACCCGTTTCCCTTTTTCTTCCTAACTTACCATGATTGGTACTAAACAACTTGATTATGACCATTTTCAGACATTCAAAAACAGTGGCCCCAAAAAAGCATTTGGGCCCTTATGTCACGCACAAATGATGTCATTGCACAAGACAAGAATGCATCAGACCAAGTGGCATTTGGAATCAAACGATTGCAAGGCTTTTCTCAGAACTAACTTTGCCTTTCTGAACTACTGTCGGACAGGTCATTTTAGGGGATGAATAAGTCCCTCTAGATTTCACACAGGTGTCATAGTTCAGCTCAACTGGAGACATGTTCTACTAACAGCTGACCATATGACCATTTCCTTTTGGATATTCATTTTGAATAGTGTGTCcattgttttataatttaaacCTTAACAAATTTGGAATGTTAAGAGATTTTTACTTGTGCCatctttttaataaatgtcacttggtttaatttatttgatgCAATGACTTGTGTACGTTTTACAAGTGTGGTTTGCCAAtcaattatttttatacattttgtcttCAGGTTATGAGCTCGACAAATGGAGAAGTGAATACAGACGATCCCACGGCGGGACACTCCAATGCTCCCATTACTGCCCCTGCTGAGGTGGAGGTGGCCGATGATACAAAGTAAGGCTGTATTCTAAAGCGATTCTTAAATCCCTTACAGTATTTCAGTTTAGCTAGAgcatttatgtttgtatttcttACACCTGTTATGCCCGTTTTACACATACTCTGTTTGCAGTGTGTACGTTTTCCCATGCTAACATTTGCACAtgataaatgccaagttttGTGTGGAAATGACCTTATTTTGCTGTATGAACTTAGCAGTTGTGTGTGGGAAGGGGCTTCTAGGGGTGCCaaaattattattgtgttttgatTGATCAGAGTTTGTATTAATAACTGTGATGGGATGTTAATAccagatttaaaaacaaaaacaacaaggCTCTTAActtctgtgtttgtttcagatgcTGTTGTTTCTTcaagaggaggaagaggaaagCACTCCAGCGGCATAAGTAGGGAGGAACGTCTTGGACACATTAAGAGTCAATGGCGCGTCtacagaaaatataaagcaAAGGACTTGCAGATGAAATGTGGAGTACCCTGTCCTCTGTCTCTGCTCTGAGTGTTCTGCTTCATCTCAGACCAGAAACTACTCACTGCCTCAGTTTTGGCATCCGCTCGGAGAGGACACGCCTCAATACTCGGGGCTCTGATACTCTTTGTAAGGAAACAATTCAGtggaacaaataaatatatttgtacaaTGTGGGACACCAGAAATCTTAGAGACTTTAATGGTCAGAAAATAAGATATATGTTATGTGACTTAAACCCAGATGATCTGTTTAAACGTGTATTTTAGATGACATGCAAAACCATTATTTGAAAACTAAAAGGCAACCATAAacccacatacacacaaacatctgtTCACTTCGACACTGGCTGGATGAGTGAGTGATGTACTTCATGGTGTTGTTTTATGGGATCAAAATAAGTGGGGAAAGACTGCTGACTGATGGATGCAGAAATATACACCAGAATCGAACTTATGTAAATTTTCTCTttcctttttttgtaatttaaaacaaagttGTTTTCGAGATATGTTTTCCTTGAGTTGAACAGTTTTACTTGTCGTGTAATGTCTTTTTTTAACcgcttttagtttttttaaactttctCTTTGGTTCCTGTTAGTGTGGATGATGTTGTAGGACAGTGGCTGGTCTCAGGTACTGTGGGAGATTGAGAGACATTGGGTCTCTCCTCTGTGAATTGCACTTTTgggaataaaagaaaaaacgttTGCCATTTCCAGCATCGAAATGACCAGAAAGCAACAGAAATACAGGTAGCTATTGGGATCATTTATGCAGTAGGCTGGTCTCTCCCAAAGGGGCAAAGCAATGCTCTCAGTGACAATGTCcggtgcattttattttttcgacaTTAAAGTATCCAAGAATAATAGTTTGTGCCTTTCTGCGTAAAACATTTAACACAAATGAATCCCTCTCTAGTCAGGTGAGGTGTCCATAGCCCCAATCAGATTATTCCTTACTGTATGGCATTTCTCAGACTTCTTTTAATTGTGAAGTGTATCATAGCAACACTCCAAGTCTTGAGTTTATACTCTGTAACAGAGGTTGCCTATCAGAGTTAGGATGTGTATTGATTTAAATACCTATTAAATGTTGCTTTTCTTCTTATGCATCAAAAGATGTTGCATGTTGTGTATATGCACGTTGAGTGTGTTGAAGTTGTGGCGCAGTTTAAATTTTTGAAGGCTTAACAGTGCATTTAATATTGTGAGACGTTACTTACAAAACAGGGTCAGTTACAATGTATCACCACAATGTGGCGCCATAGAACAGATCTACAACGCATCAATTGTTTTAAACACCTTTGGTAATGCATCACTGAACATTTCAAGAGTGGCATAAAAACGGGTGGCACGCTGGCTTTAACTTCACTTTAGGGTACAGTGTATATTTATTCCaaatgatgtttttcttttcctacAGTGACGACAGAGCCAGCAAGTTATGACGTTGTCCCATCCGTACCGGATATACCTTATTCACATATTAACTACTTACGAACAGACTGTCAGGAAAAGCGAGAGAGGTGTTATTAGAGATATAGATCTATTATTGCGTAGAGgttaacatataaatgtatagaaaacaTGGAACTGCTAAAGAACTTTATTTCGATAAGTCTGACGATTCAAGTCACATATTTTATAGTACAGAGCCTGTATGAAGCAATTAGTGTAAACAGTAGGTTCTATGATAGGCTATCTATTTCTGTTAAATTTGAAAGGTACATAGTTAATTATGTATAAAGAACAACGACAACTATTATCTAAAAACTTCAGTGCCGACCTTACACACAGTACAGCAACGTAAGTTACGTTACAACAGAATAGGGCGTGGCTCAAAAACCCGTCATCACAGCGTGtcaccaaaaaaaaacaattcgcTAAGCTACACCTGACTTTTTTCACTACAAAAAATAACATCATCTATTTATCAACATACACGCTATCACCACAGCACGCATTTACAGTTGTAGTATAAATGTAACTTTACGTAATTCGCTGCGCAATTTGCGCAAAACGATCGGCGTATGATACCGCGAGACTCGAGCCTTAGTGCACACTTCCTCCATCGTGACCAAGTCATCTGACTCGAGAACTGACAGAAGCGACTCCAGCTAAAAGAGATGGAAGGAGCCTTGAACTTCTCACAACATTGCAACAGAAAGCAGGACGTAATGCTGAACTGGACACACGGAAACCTTTAGCTGACTGaaaattgattttattgctCAATGCTCTGATCATGTCGGACACGTCAGAAGTCTCTTTACCCGCGTTCAGGCGGTTGAGCTATGCAGTCGGACACTTTCTAAACGATCTATGCGCCTCTATGTGGTTCACGTACCTGCTGGTGTTTTATCACTCGGTGCTGGGTTTTCAGAACACGTATGCCGGTGTGTTGTTGTTAGTAGGGCAGATCGCGGACGGAGTGAGTACGCCGCTTATTGGTTACGAGTCTGATAGGACACCGGGCTGTGGGTCCTATGGGAAGAGAAAGACATGGCATTTAGTGGGTGAGTGACCCCTAACGAATGAACGTTATCCCGTGCACGTAAAATAACTAcaattttatcatttttctcTTTTCGCCACCTAGGAACCGTCAGTGTCGCGCTATCCTTTCCCTTCATATTTAACCAGTGTCTGGGATGTGACACGACCACCCCTCAGTGGGTCAGTCTCACTTACTTCATCCCATTTATTGTGATATTCCAGTTTGGTTGGGCTGCCACCCAGATCTCCCATTTGTCTCTTATTCCCGAGCTAGTGTCCTGTGAGCATGAGAAAGTTGAGCTCACTGCATACAGGTAAACGCATGCAGAACTGAACGCTCACGTCACTTGATCAACCACGATTGTGATATGCAGGCACTTCtctcaatttattttttaacgtgttaTGATGGTGTGTCTCAGGTACTCCTTCACGGTGATAGCCAACATCACAGTGTATGCAGTAGCTTGGCTGATGTTTCATTTTCAGACACAGAAAGGAGATGACCCTGCCATTACAGACAGTCTTGGCCCTATTGACATCCCTGTTTTCAGAGTATGTGCAAAGGAGTCTGTTGAATATAAAGTTTTTTATGAAAAAGGATGAgccatttatttaaatgataacTCATCCAATTTTCTCAGTGCATTAATAATACTAAGCAATACATACAGTTTCTTGCATCTAACTGGTTCCAGTATAGCAGGTTGTGTGGTATAAGCCTGGTCGAACAAGTTATAAACACGTATGTATTCCTTCACCCTCAGAATCTAGGGCTTATAGTGGTGGGCATCGGATCTCTCTTCTCGCTTCTGTTTCACCTGGGCACACAGGAGAAGAAATCACGCCCCCTTCAGGAAGAGGCTGGGTCTAGTCCTGGGGAGCGCCAACCCCTTCTCAACAACACCACTGTGTCCCCACCTACCAACCTACTTCAGTGGAAGCAATGGCTTAGGCAGCCATCATTCTACCAGGTTCTACCATTCTACCAGCGGTTTTACTCATTGGGGGCTTAATTTGTATTACTTGTCTTTTTAAACACGTATCCACAGTGGTTTGATGATGCAGAGGTCATTTTGTCTGTTTTACTTACATTTGGCTCACTGTTTTATAGGTGGCTCTGCTTTACATGTCCACCAGACTGATTGTGAACTTATCACAAACATACATTTCCATGTATCTCACCAACACACTACTGCTGCCAAAGGTGAGACAAATGTAGTAATACACAATGTGAAACCACAataaagatcaaaataaaaaGGATAATCTGGTTAAACTCTGTAATTTGGTCTTTTTCAGAATTACATAGCCACGATTCCCTTGGTTATGTATGTGAGTGGCTTTGCTTCCTCATTTATCATGAAACCCCTCAGCAAGCTAATAGGGAAATGTGTGAGTATTTAAATTGTACGGTCTCATTCATTCAGCTccatttaaagggaaagttcaaccaaaaataacgtatgactttctttttgtctgcagaacacaaaagaagatattttaaataatgttgatAACTGagcaacggcggtacccattgacttgcatttggttttgtgtccatacaaaagaagtgaaagggtaccgccgttgtttgattgtcaacatttttcaaaatatcttctgtgttctgctgaagaaagtcagaccggtttgcaatgacaagaaagtgagtaaataataaaataatttgtatttgtaaGTTAAATCCAAGTCTCTTTTGCCTGGtgtcacagacaaggcttaagcctagtcccagactaaaatgaaagtttgagttgtcttaactgaaaataacgtGCACTGACATACAGTACCTTAAAATATACCATTGCCATtgctttgtctcaagatgcacaccagtaatgttttttctgaggcatttttataaaagcgacttaaatatcttaattccactaaggcatagtcctggtttaagctaagccttgtctgtgaaactgggcctacATGTATGTAACAATCAATAGATACCGGCCAAATTCACATTGGCTCCGAAAAGAAattacatataaaaagtatacaTTCAATTTCGTTACGCAACAAAGTATCAGTCCCAGGGGCATATGCAAGGAATGCTAGACTTTTTCTGAGATTTCACTTTTCTGAGCTatttacactgaacaaaattataaacgcaacacttttgtttttgcccccatttttcttgagctgaactcaaagatctaagactttttctatgtacacaaaaggcctatttctctcaaatattgttcacaaatctgtctaaatctgtgttagtgagcacctCTCCTTTgctgagataatccatccacctcacaggtgtgccatatcaagatgctgattagacagcatgattattgcacaggtgtgccttaggctggccacaataaaaggccactctaaaatgtgcagttttactgtattggggggtccggggatccgaaaaccagtcagtatctggtgtgaccaccatttgccttacgcagtgcaacacatctccttcgcatagagttgatcaggttgttgattgtggaatgttggtccactcctcttcaatggctgtgtgaagttgctggatattggcaggaactggaacacgctgtcgtatacgccgatccagagaatcccaaacatgctcaataggtgacatgtccggtgagtatgctggccatgcaagaactgggatgttttcagcttccaggaattgtgtacagatccttgcaacatggggccgtgcattatcatgctgcaacaatcggtttgcataaccaaagaatttctgcacaaactgtcagaaaccgtctcagggaagctcatctgcatgctcgtcgacgtcctcatcggggtctcgacctgactgcaatTCGTCAtcgtaaccgacttgagtgggcaaatgctcatattcgatggcgtctggcactttggagaggtgttctcttcacggatgaatcccgggttttcactgtacagggcagatggcagacagcgtgtatgccgtcgtgtgggtgagcggtttgctgatgtcaacgttgtggatcgagtggcccatggtggcggtggggttatgtatgggcaggcgtatgttatggacaacgaacacaggtgcattttattgatggcattttgaatgcacagagataccgtgacgagatcctgaggcccattgttgtgccattcatccacgaccatcacctcatgttgcactgcgtgaggcaaatggtggtcacaccagatactgactggttttcggaccccccaatacagtaaaactgcacattttagagtggccttttattgtggccagcctaaggcacacctgtgcaataatcatgctgtctaatcagcatcttgatatggcACACCTGTGAGGTGTATTGATTAACTCAGTAAAGGAGaggtgctcactaacacagatttagacagatgtGTGAACAATAtctgagagaaataggccttttgtgtacatagaaaaagtcttagatcttttgtttttgcccccatttttcatgagctaaactcaaagtgttgcatttataattttgttcagtgtataattgttttcaattatttttttagttgATGTATAAAGTTCACACAGGTGTCCTGATAGGTGAAGTTCTGTACCTTTACTACAGACACGATCAACTAAAGTTGATCACCGCAAAACGTaccaaaaatactttttgcttCTTTTACAACCTTGTCttgtgtttctttgttctttatTAATAGATGACCTATTTTTTGGGACTGTTGCTGATTCTGGCATTTTCCTATTGGGTGCTGTTGGATACTCACATGGGTGACGGTGTGTACGGCGCAGCAGTTTTGCTAGGGATGGGATCTGCCACCATTCTAGTGATGTCACTTGCCATGACGGCTGAACTGATTGGAGATCAGACAGTAAGTGTTTCAGGAATTGTAAACATTGGGTAATGGTTTAACTTAGTATATTAAGGACCTTCTACATACATAAATGCTGAGGTAGGCAGTGTGAACTACTTCACTGAAAGAAAATGAATCTGAAAAATGTCTGAATCTAAATAAAGAAGATGTTTGCAGAAGTGAAAAAAGGAAATGGTTCAAGCATACTAATTTGAGAATCGTGAAAATTGAGCAAATGAAGCCTGATCTGACATCTTTACTCTTTGACAGCAAAGTGGGGCGTTTGTTTATGGAGCTATGAGTTTCACAGACAAAGTTGCGAATGGTTTAGGAGTAATGATCATCCAAGCGCTCCACCCCTGCCAGTAAGTGTATTCTTCCCTGTGCGCATGTAAAGctgttttgatttcttttatGTTTACGCTAATACGAcccttttgtgtgtgtgatttctcTTGTTCAGCACAATAGTCTGCTGTCCAGCATGTGTGTGGTATTACCACTACGTCATGGTTATCGTCACGGGTGGAGTGGCTGTTTTAGCAGCTCTTAGCCTCAGCACGATTCTCATCTGGCCTATCAAGATTATTCGACGTAAGACATTGAACTCTGCAGACATCTTTTCACTTTCATACACGCACATTGACGTAGTCTCCCACTGTAGCACATTTAATCGTGTTTATTGATTTATCTTACCTCTACAGCACATGCCTGACATGCTGTTTTGTATTTCAGTAACTAAGCGAGGTCATATGAACGGTTCAGTAAACAGCAGTGACTTTAAGGGTGAGGGTCATGTGTCGTTGATGACAATCAGGAATCAGAACTAACTGATCCGAATCTACAAATTGGTGATTGGGATGGTTAATTAACTACTTGAGATTCACCCGAAAGTGATTTGATTTTCAGATAATTAAaggttgatttttttttttcatgcatCCATGAGTTTTAGTGCTTGCAAGGCTCTGTTTGTCTGCACTATGCCTAATTCTCCAATATTCTGGTTAGGCTTTTTTTCCAGCCCAGGGTCCTTGATGTACAGGCTCAAttcaaacattgttttgtagACCATTCCAGTCTTATGAGTGCCATCTGTTTTAACTTTTTATCAAGTTTAAAAAGCTTTGCAAGTCAATGGGAGAGTTTAATATACATGTATTGAAAGTTGAGCTGCAAACATTGAGCTGACAGTGTTGACTTTATTGTAATTTTTGCATTCTGAATTGTATGGGGTTGgtttgtgtactgtattgtttATGTCCATCTTTTCATAAACCAAATTTGGTATTTTGCACAGATGACAAAAACATGCCGGGTGTCATCATGTCAGCTCCAAAACAGCAATTTACACAAAGCTCAAAACCCAAGCGTACCTATAACTACCTTGCATGCAGTGGTGTTTCTAGTTTAgacatttaggcccggtttcacagacaaggcttaaggctattcccagactaaaatgaatgtgtgacctgtcttaactgaatataacttgcccataaatatcttaaaatatatcattgcgattgttttgtctcaagatgcacaccagtaatgtattcttctaaggcatttttataaaagcgacataaatatcttaattcaactaaggcatagttcTGGCTTAAaataagccgtgtctgtgaaaccgggcctttatGTCTAAAATATGAGTAGCTTTCATTCATGTCTGTTAATTCTCTTGTTGTCGTAGATCTGCCTGAGGTGACCGGCCTTTTGGGGAGCGACAGAGAAGATTCAGAGAGTTCTGAACAGCCTTTAGTCAACTGAACCTGAGTTAGACAGAACCGCTATAAGCCACAGAGATTCTTCAGTTTGGTTGTGAATGATCTTTTCACTCAGGCCAGTATTTGCTTGTGACATCTGTAAAACGGTCACGCATAAAAAAACCTCAAATCAAATCCAAAGGGAGTTCGAAGTTCAATTTCCTCATCATCCTGCCATTTCTTCGTCACCCCTTAGTTACTGACCAGCAGTTTGCAGACACTTTATAAAGGCATTCATTTTATGATGCACTGTtatatttttcatgtttatcttttcaaaaactattttatttatgaTTACAATGTCAAATAGACATATTTTTCCACAATTATTTAATTCAAATTACAAAAAGGGAGATGCAGTAAGTTTCTGCTAAACTAAATGTTATCACAGAAGTATAGTTCAGCAAAACGCACAAGTTCTGATGGTTGGTTTTTTTGACGTTATAATTAAAAGGAATCAATTGAATACCTGCTCTTTTTGTAAGGGCATTCGGAAAAAGGGAAGAGTAATCAGGGACATAAAGCCATGTTTAGCCATTTCTGAGCATAATCCTTGCGCTTGTAGGTTATTGCTGTGAAAGGGACCAGTGAATAAGCAATTGTGCAATTTCCTTGCAACCACTAACCATGGTTTGCATTCAAAAGCATTTGGCAATGCATTAATTATGTTGGACATGCTTTCTGTTCATATACTTACTGAACAGAATCAATGTTCTTTATGAACAGTATTTTGAGTTGGCACATTGTAACCTGATATTTATAACTTGTATAACTCATTAACTTGTTATAACCCATTGGCAGGAATGCGCTGTCACTGTGAGTTGTTGAACATCTGGTCATCTGATCTTGTGTGATGCTCGTGACTCAATGCCGTTAAATTTTGAAGCTGTAAGCTTTCACACGTGTAACTGATATGTAGTGAATTATAGTCCAAACATTCAATATAATCAGGACTTTTTAAGGGacaattattgtgtttttataattgtGCAAAAgagattttataaataaatttttCTTAACGATGTCTTGTAAATATCTGCATATGATAAAAGGGTCTATGTAAATCTATATGAACAATTACATGATTTTACGAATGGATCTTGACGCACGTTTTTCTGTCCTTGATAAGAGGAAGCAGGTGCTGATAGAATATGACAGGGCAACATGTGGGAGATTGTTGGAAATGTCCCTGCTTGTGACTGTCATGTGATAAAATCCCATTCTGTTATGGAAatacaggaaatggaaaaacagtaaaaggtctctggtgactcctagtcctgcttgacc
Encoded here:
- the mfsd12a gene encoding major facilitator superfamily domain-containing protein 12a isoform X3 — encoded protein: MSDTSEVSLPAFRRLSYAVGHFLNDLCASMWFTYLLVFYHSVLGFQNTYAGVLLLVGQIADGVSTPLIGYESDRTPGCGSYGKRKTWHLVGTVSVALSFPFIFNQCLGCDTTTPQWNLGLIVVGIGSLFSLLFHLGTQEKKSRPLQEEAGSSPGERQPLLNNTTVSPPTNLLQWKQWLRQPSFYQVALLYMSTRLIVNLSQTYISMYLTNTLLLPKNYIATIPLVMYVSGFASSFIMKPLSKLIGKCMTYFLGLLLILAFSYWVLLDTHMGDGVYGAAVLLGMGSATILVMSLAMTAELIGDQTQSGAFVYGAMSFTDKVANGLGVMIIQALHPCHTIVCCPACVWYYHYVMVIVTGGVAVLAALSLSTILIWPIKIIRLTKRGHMNGSVNSSDFKDLPEVTGLLGSDREDSESSEQPLVN
- the mfsd12a gene encoding major facilitator superfamily domain-containing protein 12a isoform X1; the encoded protein is MSDTSEVSLPAFRRLSYAVGHFLNDLCASMWFTYLLVFYHSVLGFQNTYAGVLLLVGQIADGVSTPLIGYESDRTPGCGSYGKRKTWHLVGTVSVALSFPFIFNQCLGCDTTTPQWVSLTYFIPFIVIFQFGWAATQISHLSLIPELVSCEHEKVELTAYRYSFTVIANITVYAVAWLMFHFQTQKGDDPAITDSLGPIDIPVFRNLGLIVVGIGSLFSLLFHLGTQEKKSRPLQEEAGSSPGERQPLLNNTTVSPPTNLLQWKQWLRQPSFYQVALLYMSTRLIVNLSQTYISMYLTNTLLLPKNYIATIPLVMYVSGFASSFIMKPLSKLIGKCMTYFLGLLLILAFSYWVLLDTHMGDGVYGAAVLLGMGSATILVMSLAMTAELIGDQTQSGAFVYGAMSFTDKVANGLGVMIIQALHPCHTIVCCPACVWYYHYVMVIVTGGVAVLAALSLSTILIWPIKIIRLTKRGHMNGSVNSSDFKDLPEVTGLLGSDREDSESSEQPLVN
- the mfsd12a gene encoding major facilitator superfamily domain-containing protein 12a isoform X2; translated protein: MSDTSEVSLPAFRRLSYAVGHFLNDLCASMWFTYLLVFYHSVLGFQNTYAGVLLLVGQIADGVSTPLIGYESDRTPGCGSYGKRKTWHLVGTVSVALSFPFIFNQCLGCDTTTPQWVSLTYFIPFIVIFQFGWAATQISHLSLIPELVSCEHEKVELTAYRYSFTVIANITVYAVAWLMFHFQTQKGDDPAITDSLGPIDIPVFRNLGLIVVGIGSLFSLLFHLGTQEKKSRPLQEEAGSSPGERQPLLNNTTVSPPTNLLQWKQWLRQPSFYQVALLYMSTRLIVNLSQTYISMYLTNTLLLPKNYIATIPLVMYVSGFASSFIMKPLSKLIGKCMTYFLGLLLILAFSYWVLLDTHMGDGVYGAAVLLGMGSATILVMSLAMTAELIGDQTQSGAFVYGAMSFTDKVANGLGVMIIQALHPCHTIVCCPACVWYYHYVMVIVTGGVAVLAALSLSTILIWPIKIIRHLPEVTGLLGSDREDSESSEQPLVN